In the genome of Streptomyces sp. Tu 3180, the window GGGCGAACCGCGTGTGCGGCCGTACCGGCGGCCCTCCGGCGCGCACGGACGGCGCCGGTGACCGGGCGTCAGCGGCGGCCCCGGGAGAGCGAGAACAGGACGCGCAGCGTCAGCACCGAGGCGACGAGCAGCAGATTGCACCCGAGCACCTCGAACAGTCCTGCCGACGGGGTGATCTCCGGCCCGCCGGGCGTCCGCAGCAGCATCACCCCGACCACCCCGGCCGCGCCGCCGCTGAAGGCCAGCAGCACGTCGTGGACGACGCCCCGGACGAAGTCCCGGTCGCGTTCGTCGGCCAGCACCCGGACGTTCACGCTCAGCCGTCCCTGCTCCAGGGCCTCCGTGATGCGGTCCACCCGGCGCGGCAGCCGGCGCAGCACCGGCAGCAGCGCGAGCAACTCGCCCGCGGCGGACCGTCCGAGGCTCCCCGGTGCCAGCTTCCGCCGGACCTGGGAGGCCGCGAACCGGCGGGCCTCGGCGATGATGTCGTAGCCGGGGACCAGCCGGTCCAGGGACGCCTCCAGCGTCGACAGGGAACGGAACACGGCGGCGATCTCACCGGGCACGACCAGCCCGTACCTGGTCACCAGCAGGAACAGCGCGGCGAACATCTCCCGGTCCGGCCGGGTCCCCGGAACCAGGTGCCGGGCCATGAACCGGCCCAGTTCGCGGGCCAGCCGGTTCTCGTCGGCCGGTTCCGGCCGGTGCTCCACCAGCTCCAGCAGCGCGTCGCACAGGGCCTGCTGGTCGTTGCGGTGGATCGCGACCAGCAGGTCGCGCAGCGCGGAACGGAGCACCCGGTCGATGCGCCCGGCGCATCCGAAGTCGAGCAGTCCCAGCCGCCCGTCGTCCAGCAGCAGGATGTTGCCCGGATGCGGATCGGCGTGGAAGACGCCGTCGGTCATGATCTGCGCGAGGAAGCAGTCCAGCAGGGCTCCGGCGAGCGCCGTCCGGTCGTGTCCGCGTGCGTCGGCGGCCTCGGCGGCCTTGTCGAGCGGCACCCCGTCCAGCCAGTCCACCACCAGGACGCGGGAGGTGGTCAGGGCGTCGTGGACGGCGGGGATCCGCACGGCCGGGAGCGGGGCGGTGCCCTCCGGCGGGTGCTGTGCGGAGTCGGCCTCCCGGGCGGCGGCCATCTCCCGGGTGTTGCGGGCCTCGGTGCGGAAGTCGAGTTCCTCCCTGAGGGAGGCGGCGAAGCCCAGGACCAGGCCGGTGACCCCGATGGAGCGGCCCCACGCGGTGCGCTCGCCGGTCCTGCGGGCGACCCGCAGGAGGATGTCCAGATCGCGTTCCACCACCTGGCGGGCCCGGGGGCGCTGCACCTTGACGGCGACCGCCCGGCCGTCCCGCAGCCGCGCCCGGTGCACCTGGGCGACGGAGCCGGCCGCCACCGGCACGGTGTCGAACGCGGCGAACACCTCGCCCGGCGGGGCTCCCAGCTCCTCGGTGAGCACCTGCTCGATGCCCTCCCAGGGCTCCGCGGCCACCGCGCACTGGAGCAGGCCCAGTTCCTCGATGAACTCGGCGGGCAGCAGGTCGTAGCGGGTGGAGAGCACCTGGCCGAGCTTGACGAAGGTGGTGCCCGCCTCCTCCAGGGCCAGCCGGAGGGCGCGGGCGTGCTCCGCCCGCGCCGCGCCGGTCGCCGGGCCGGTCAGGCCGGACAGCCGAGGGAGCCGGCCCAGCCCGTGCCGGAGGGCGATCCGGCTGAGCTCCGTGAAGCGCTGGGTGCGCGCCACCCGGCGCCTCACGGCCCGGGGCCAGCGGACGATGCCGCCGACCGACCCGCTGGGCACCACCGCCTCGGACAGGGCCAGGAACGTCATGGCGGCCAGCAGGGCGCAGCCCACCGGGACGGTCGCCAGCACGGTGCCCGCCGCGGCGGGCCCCATCGCGGAACTCACCAGTCCGGTGGTGAGCAGGCCGGTGCACCCGGTGAGCAGGGAGCGCAGCACGCCGATCCGGAGACCGAGCAGCCTGCGCGCCCCGGCACCGAGGACGACCAGGCCGAGGGCGATGGTGCCCACGGCGGTCAGGACGACGACGAACGCGGTCACCGTGACGAGGTCACGCCGTGGCCGGCTCGGGCGCCGGCTCGGGTGCCGGCTCGGCGCCGTCGCCGTCCGCCGGTCCCGGACGGTCGCCGGACGGCCACCAGGCCCGTTCGCCGAGCAGCGAGGTGACCGCCGGCACCAGGACGAGCGCCATCACGAAGGCGGTGATCAGGATGCCGAACGACACCGCGAAGCCCAGCTGCTGGAGCATGCTGTTGGCGGCCAGCACCAGGACGCCGAACGTACCGGCCAGGATGACGGCGGCGGCCCCGATGGTGGGCGCCGACCGGGCCACGGCGATCCGGACGGCCTCCTGCCGGGTCCGGCCCCGGGCGATCTCCTCGCGCAGGCGGGCCACCATCAGGATGTTGTAGTCCGTGCCGATCGCCACCACGAAGAGGTAGACGAACACGGGCAGCGCGAACATCAGCCCGTTCTCGCCCTTGATCTGCTGGAAGACCAGGACGGCCGCGCCGAGGGTGGCGCCGAAGCCGAGGCCCACGGCCGCGATCAGGTACCAGGGCGCGACGGCGCTGCGCAGCAGGAGCCCGAGGATCACCATGATGGCGACGCCGGCGACCGGGAAGACCAGCGAGTAGTCGCGGTCGACGGCGGTGCGGATGTCCGCGAGCACGGCGCTGGTGCCGCCGACGAGCGCCTCGGTGCCCTCGGGCGCCGCTCGGTGCGCGGTGTCGCGCAGCTCTCCGGAGACCAGGTCGATCGCCGCCTCCTCGGCGGGGCGGAAGTCCAGTACGACGCTGAACTGCGCCGCGTCCCCGGTGGTGCCGAGCACGGCCGGGGAGACGTCGCCGACGCCCTCGACCGCGGAGAGCTCCTTGCGGAACGCCTCCAGGCCGGCCGGGTCGAGCCGGGAGCCGTCCCCGGTGGTGACGAGCACCAGGGAGGGGTCGGTCTGCCCGGCGGAGAAGCCGAGCCTGAGGTCCCTGGAGGCCTGGACGGACTCCAGGTCCCGCGGCAGCGAACTCTCGCTGTCGAACTCGGCGCTGAAGCCGAGGGCGGCCACGCTCATGACGGCCAGCAGACCGCCGGAGAGGCCCGCGAGCAGGCGGGGCCGCCGGGAGACGAGGCCGCCGAGCCGGTCGGCGAGGACGCTCCCGGACTGCTTCCTCCACGCCTTGGAGGGCCAGAACGCCTTGGCGCCCAGCAGCGAGAAGACGGCCGGTACGAGGGTCAGGGAGGCCAGCAGGGTGACGGCGACGGCGATGGCCAGCGACGGGCCCATGGCACGCAGCATGCCCATGGTGGAGAGCGCCAGGGCGAGGAAGGCGACGACGACCGCGCCGGCCGCGGAGGCGATGGTCTCGCCGACCCGGGCCACCGCGCCGGTCATGGCCTCCCTGGGCGCCCGGCCCTCCCGCAGGAGCTCGCGGTAGCGGAAGAGCAGGAACAGGATGTAGTCGGTGCCGACGCCGAACAGCACCACGATGAGGATGGCGGAGACCGAGCTGTCGGCCTGGAGCCCGCCGAGTTCGGCGGCGGTGGCGATCAGGCCGGTGGCCACGACGAACACCAGGAGGATCAGCAGCACCGGCAGCAGCGCGACGAGCGGACTGCGGAAGATCAGGAGCAGCAGCACCACGATCAGCACCAGGGTCGCCATCATGATCATGGCGTCGGTGTCGCCGGAGGACTCGAGGTTGTCCAGGCCGCTGGCGGTCGGCCCGGTCACCCCCATGCTCAGGCCGGTGCCCGCGAGCAACGGCCGGGCGTCCGCCCGGAGCTGCCTCACCGACTCGAAGAGCTCCCGGTCGTAGTGGTCCTCCGTGGTGGCGAAGACGCTCGCCAGCGCCACCTTGCCGTTGGGCGAGACCGCCTCGGGGCCCGTCAGGACCGACTTCACCTTGTCGTAGCCCTCGGCCTGCAGGGCCCCGGCGATCCGGGTCACCTCCGCCAGGTCGGCCGGCGAGAGCCTGCCCCGGTCGGCGCGCTGGAACACCGCGACGGCGCTGGGCTGCTCCGCCGCCGGGAACGCGCGCTGCTGCAGCTCCGTGGCGCGCACCGACTCGTAGTGGGACGGCAGGAAGTCCGCCTGGTCGTTGGTGCTCTTCAGCTGGGGGGCGAGCGCGACCGCGGCGACGGTCGCGATGACCCAGGCGGTGATCGTCAGCCAGGGCCGGTCGACGGCGAACCGCCCTATCCGTCCGAACATGGTGCTCCTTCGTGCTTCCTGGGCCGGGGGACACCGGGGCCCGCACACGGGGGGCGCCGGTCCTCCGCAGTCTGGCCGCGGGGCGCGCCGCCGCCGACGGCTCGCGGCCAACGCGGCAAGAACCTGCCAGGACCGTTGTCCGCGCTCCGGGCCCGGTGTGACAGTCGTGACGTCCGCAGCGCGACCCGGTGCGACAGCCACGGTGTCCGCAGCGCGATCCGCCGCGGACACCGTCCCTCTCCCGGCCCGCCGCGCGTACCGTCCGGGCCCTGCCGCGGCGGCGGGAGGGCGGCCGGCCGTCAGGGGCGGGCCACCCGAGGCGGCCGCCCGTGGTGCCCGCGGCCGGGGGAGTCCCCGTGTCCCGTCACCCAGGAGCCCGGATGAACGTGTTGAGCGCCCCGGAGCGCGGTTCCCTCCTGTCCGAACTCGCCGCCGGCGACCCGGCGCTGCGGGACCGGCTGACCGAGCGTCTGCGGAGCGTCGAGCGGTGCCTTCGGGAGCGCACCGCCCGTACCGCCGATCCCCGGGTCGCCGAGCTCGTCGGGCACGTCGTGGCCACCGGCGGAAAGCGGCTGCGGCCCCTGCTGGTCCTGCTGGGGGCGGAGTTCGGGGAGGCGGGGCGCGAGGGCGTCGTCGACGCGGCCGTCCTGGCCGAACTCGTCCACGCCTCCTCCCTGTACCACGACGACGTCATCGACGGGGCCGGCACCCGGCACGGGGCGGCCAGCGCCAACGCCCGCTGGGGGGAGCGGCGCGCGGTCTTCGCCGGGGACTGGCTCCTCGCCCAGGCCTCCCGGACGGCCTGCGGGCTCGGGCTCGAGGCGGTGCGGGCGAACGCGGCGGCGGCGGGCCGGCTGGTGCGCGGCCAGAGCCTGGAACTGCTCGGG includes:
- a CDS encoding AarF/UbiB family protein encodes the protein MTAFVVVLTAVGTIALGLVVLGAGARRLLGLRIGVLRSLLTGCTGLLTTGLVSSAMGPAAAGTVLATVPVGCALLAAMTFLALSEAVVPSGSVGGIVRWPRAVRRRVARTQRFTELSRIALRHGLGRLPRLSGLTGPATGAARAEHARALRLALEEAGTTFVKLGQVLSTRYDLLPAEFIEELGLLQCAVAAEPWEGIEQVLTEELGAPPGEVFAAFDTVPVAAGSVAQVHRARLRDGRAVAVKVQRPRARQVVERDLDILLRVARRTGERTAWGRSIGVTGLVLGFAASLREELDFRTEARNTREMAAAREADSAQHPPEGTAPLPAVRIPAVHDALTTSRVLVVDWLDGVPLDKAAEAADARGHDRTALAGALLDCFLAQIMTDGVFHADPHPGNILLLDDGRLGLLDFGCAGRIDRVLRSALRDLLVAIHRNDQQALCDALLELVEHRPEPADENRLARELGRFMARHLVPGTRPDREMFAALFLLVTRYGLVVPGEIAAVFRSLSTLEASLDRLVPGYDIIAEARRFAASQVRRKLAPGSLGRSAAGELLALLPVLRRLPRRVDRITEALEQGRLSVNVRVLADERDRDFVRGVVHDVLLAFSGGAAGVVGVMLLRTPGGPEITPSAGLFEVLGCNLLLVASVLTLRVLFSLSRGRR
- a CDS encoding MMPL family transporter; protein product: MFGRIGRFAVDRPWLTITAWVIATVAAVALAPQLKSTNDQADFLPSHYESVRATELQQRAFPAAEQPSAVAVFQRADRGRLSPADLAEVTRIAGALQAEGYDKVKSVLTGPEAVSPNGKVALASVFATTEDHYDRELFESVRQLRADARPLLAGTGLSMGVTGPTASGLDNLESSGDTDAMIMMATLVLIVVLLLLIFRSPLVALLPVLLILLVFVVATGLIATAAELGGLQADSSVSAILIVVLFGVGTDYILFLLFRYRELLREGRAPREAMTGAVARVGETIASAAGAVVVAFLALALSTMGMLRAMGPSLAIAVAVTLLASLTLVPAVFSLLGAKAFWPSKAWRKQSGSVLADRLGGLVSRRPRLLAGLSGGLLAVMSVAALGFSAEFDSESSLPRDLESVQASRDLRLGFSAGQTDPSLVLVTTGDGSRLDPAGLEAFRKELSAVEGVGDVSPAVLGTTGDAAQFSVVLDFRPAEEAAIDLVSGELRDTAHRAAPEGTEALVGGTSAVLADIRTAVDRDYSLVFPVAGVAIMVILGLLLRSAVAPWYLIAAVGLGFGATLGAAVLVFQQIKGENGLMFALPVFVYLFVVAIGTDYNILMVARLREEIARGRTRQEAVRIAVARSAPTIGAAAVILAGTFGVLVLAANSMLQQLGFAVSFGILITAFVMALVLVPAVTSLLGERAWWPSGDRPGPADGDGAEPAPEPAPEPATA